The following nucleotide sequence is from Sander vitreus isolate 19-12246 chromosome 11, sanVit1, whole genome shotgun sequence.
tgtgacgtcatgggagcgctgTAACTGTTTACACTagcgcgtggtggtcgcgacactagttgcagtcttctcctgaacagaggtggcgctaatgaggaaaggctaccgactttgctatttctacggactagaagaagaagaaaaacgtaaacaacggcagaactggcagcagcattgacatcaatgcttcgatttgattcaatgacctacttcgtcggatcaagcctttcattcgccataaaggaactcatcttaacccagtaagtttacaagagagatttgcagtcactctgagagtcctggcatccggttaccctcaagctcgtccatgcttcctgttaaTGCTTTGTCACGtgccactgaaaaaaaaatagcagtggCGCGCCAGAGAGATCTacttcattttgacgtcacattagCGAGCACCAGCTCGGCTacggcgactgtaaaacggcctttagtTGTACTGCATACTGGGCTTGATGATTTAACTCAACAGCTTCAGGGTTGTTAGCCTATAAAAAAAGCAGTGAAACTGAAAGTCATGAAGAATGGGATTCACTGGAGGCTTTTATAATCTTGTGAGAGACCTGCTGTTTAAAAGGCTTTTCCACCtttggaaagtatgttttttgttCAATTTAAAATCATTCAATACATGGTGTGTATAACTGAATACCAGCATAAAATATCATCTGTCGTAAGCTTCAAACCAGAAGTATTATAGCCTTTGTTGGTGGAACCCTAAGCAGGTGGAGATGTGTAAAGATAAAGTCTCTCTGAGCAGCTCTGGCTCTCAGCCAAATGTAAACCATATCTTAGAGTCAAAGTCGACCTGCCTGGAGCTGCGAAGCCGGCAGCCTGGCAACACAAAACCATCCGTCTGTTACCACAAAGCCCAGAAGGGGTTGACACTGGTAAACTTTCCAGAAAGGGGAGTCAATATGAATCATCGCCTTTCTCTGCTAATGGTCACATTGTGGGGGAATACGGCTGTGGCGACATAAAGGCTACAGTCAACCTTTATGAGGCTTGGAGAAAAGGAAAATCGAGATCTGCTCTCACATCTACAATGTCTGTTTGCTCTTGAATGCATCAAACTTAAATGATCTGTATCTGTCTTTTTCTTGTGTTGCTTTATGTCTGTGCATTCAATTAAGGCTAACTGACAAAGGACATGCAAAAAGTAACTTTAAGATAAAAGTATTTGGttagaaataataaaacaaagacTGGTATGAAGGGACTGATCAGCTGCAGATGTTTCATTGCCCAACCCTTCTCAGAAATCCTGCTGTAAGTATGTTGTCACAACTTTGAGACCACATTGAATTCAGTTTCTGCTTTTATCTTTATAGctagaaacataaaaataaaaaaataaaaatcagatcTGAGCCATAAAACAGACAActcctctctgtgttttttccttCGGCTGTGTGGCAGGAACACCACAGAGAAGCTTGTTTAATTAGTTAATGTTGAATGACGATTAGACAACAGGACTTGACCTTTTTACCCGTCTTGCTATGGGAACAGTGggaacaaacacatacacaaagtaaACCCCGGCCAGGAAGTTCCTACTATTCTCTTTTATGAGAAGAGCTCTGGCCACGGGTTTCCCCAAAGGGAAGAAGAGGGAGAATAGAGAAGACGCTGTATGAGTTGGTTGCCTGGTTTAATGATTCAAAGTGTCCCTCGTCCCCTATAAATCTACTGTACAGACGACTGCCAATTTGTCAGTAAAGCCTGTTGTACAGATacaaaacacagagaggaagcGAGACAGTGGAAACAGCAAACAGGTCATCATGGAGAAAGTTGTAATTCACAGCGGTGGGAAGCGGTCAGATGGGCTGCATCAGGTACATTGTCagaaatgtgtataataatCACTAAATATTTAGGACAGAAACAGTTCTGCAGgatgacattttttaattatggcATACTGATAGCAGCATTATCACCACCTTCAACATTTAATACAACTAAATCCCACTGAATGACAAAAACCTGTCAGTCACTCTCCAACAGGAAATCACAGCGAGGTCAGTTAGACTGTTTTTAAGCATGTGATTATTACAGGTTTTCTTTTATGTCTATTACAGGAGGGTTACATTTCCTATGAGaaaaaatgtatactttattagaatcaaactaaataaaatgttttttgtttttttttagattgactGTATATTGATTTTAACCAATATAAACATTACAGCAAGAATAGTAAGTGACACACAGTATAATTACACGGCTTTGttgaatactcgattctgattggtcagtggtCAGCATTTTACGCTCGGTTATTACCGCTGCTATGGGTGCAGTTCTGAATATAGACTCTGGAGGAATATTTACTACCATTAaatcaaaaaagtaatttttaaatcaatatttagtGTCAAAAGTTGGATTTCTTTAGTAAGTAGCTGTGTAATAAGCAGGATAATGTAAAGCCAGCAGGTCATTATTGCTAATTAAACCCCGGCAGTAATAATGACCCACTCGCTCTACATTATAATTAAACATCTTAAAAATCACGTATTTTTTACAGTCCGAACCCCAAaaaacctttgtcgatctgaaatgaagacagattcagcaactgcatggcctatttctcgtcttaaaatgttttcagaaacactttgcGGTGacctatcttcgtaaaatatgagatcgtattctgaacgagccgccattaggCCCAGTTGAAAAATccaggagcagccagacccacatgaccCGTTCGTCCAAttagctgccggttttcattttttgggcgacaacacAGATttgcgccgcctgctgttatggagacgtattacacgctcaagtcggtatcgcttcggtgtgttctgaggcactttttggaccttggggagccgactgatcagtccgactgccttttctgccgacgggtCAGGGGCTTTACACCCCCAAAGCTAACACAATCAGGCTAACTCAAGCCTGGTTTGatcaaaacaaatcaaaatgtagAGGAGTCAGAGATGTAAAGCTGTGATGTGCATGGCCTCAGAGCAACACTTATCTAACACTTtgtataaaaaatgaaatgaccaCAATAACTGGACCCTGAAACCGAAGCAgcttaataaaatgtattagcCTACATGCCACAATCTGACAGTAGGAAAATCAAAAGTTTTCTTGTGTAAATATCAGTGAGCAGTTAATTAAACCAAAATAAagttatttagtttagtttgttggTGATGTGTTACTGGAGCATTGACCCTATaagattgctttttttaaaccatgcaCTTTGCATGTAGGTGAAGTGCTAGAAACCCCTCCCACTCTACTTCTAATCTTGGTTTTAAGACCTGTGTGAAACATCTTTATAGGAGGTGAGAAAGTTTGGATATGACATAAAGGATTGCTGCATACCTTTATAGaaatgtatgtgtttctgttctGGTCACAACCAGAGGCGCTCCAGAAATGGGCagtatgaaaaatatatgtgtttatgtgcCGAAACGGAGTATAATAGGACACCTTTAACCAAAGTTGGCCCCCGTGTTGAGAGTTTGAGAAAATCAAAGCTAAGGGTCAGTGGTTAAGATCAAGTTGCCATAAAGTTATAAGGCTGGTTTGGCATCAGTCGccataacaacacacacagactgtggTAAACCATCTGGAACAGGGGCTTTCCTGTGAACCCTGTGATTGGAATAATCTAGGATTTCCCTGAATTTTGGTTCAACGGACCTTAACTATTTAATCCTTCTTTCTGGGATACCCCCTTGTGACCCTGTCTGCTGATTCTTTGtggttctttttttctgtttttgctatttttgttgttgacttGTTATCCTGACAGCTGGCTTTCTTTGGCTTCTCCAGTGTTGTCACCGTTTACCTGTGGTCCTGCCTGTAGTAGgctactgtctgtctgtgtgtgtggcctcGCCTTTgcgtgttgtttttgttgtgttgtttttatttacctGTGATCCTTCCCGTCGGCTCTCCGTggcctctcctcctctgcaggaGGAAGAAGTCGTTGCTCCTCACGGTCACCCAGAGCTTCAGAGCGTTTTTCAGCAGAACTTCCTCCGGGTTTAGCCACATTTCGTCCAGCAGGGAGGGACCGGAGGAAGCCCTCCGCCGTTATGGTCTTTGCAGCGTCGATATACAAAAGTTTTCTCCGGCTGTCCTCCGCCTCGGGAGCGCCCTGATCGATCCTACACCTGCGGGTTTTCGGGTTTATCCATGATCATATCCTGTATCCTGCGCTCCCGACAGCTGCAGGCTTCAGACTTGCACGCCTCAAGTCTGCTGCTCCCTCACGCCCGATTTGCAGCAGCTGTAGCATACACACCAGACAAAGATCGTCTATTTGAGAAGATGACTCACTCTGTAGTTGaatcagccccccccccccccataaatgtaacgttagctgggattttttttaattagtttgcTAAATTGTTTTAGATCCCAGAATCACGAATCATAGCAACAAAACacgtttttatagtttttttatttggcaCAAAAAGCTCTTataggtgccctgccacacgtatttcattactttgtggtaatgtctgaaggtctaccatggactctgtaaaaaatgttgtggaaaaaaatgccttggttacattgtttcaagccattctagcgtgatatagaaagcctgcaggaagactcagttCGATTTGTGCcatttctcattaatattcaatgagctaagctgcttgactctgattggctaacagctagccaatgagagcctggctatcagcatcctttacccagcgcaactggacaagctcatgaatagtaatgagctcaggcaacacaacgtcagactgaccagcttttgtaattggcctgatttctctgcTTATTTAACTATAAAAAGTTAAGTAAGTAGTCACAAACCAAATCTAAAAACTCTgttcattttcatcattttcttcaattgttattgtatatttttttatatttcttactgtcctttctgtttttactctttatatgttaagtgagtgttatACTCTGAGAGAAAAGattaaccagagtcaaattTGTTAAAGCAAACCCCTTCCAATAAAGGTGATTGACTTCAGCTCATTGTGGTGCACTTATATAAATTTGAAGATGCTAGGTGACCCACATTTCAGATGTTCCAGCTCTTCTGCGTTGTTTTGACCAAGTGCGTTTAGCCTAGGCTACTATTAAAAATCCAGCAACAGAGGATTTTGTTGCCACAGTTTTGTTGGCATTTTGCATAAAGGAATGGTTTCACTATACTGTAAATCTTTTAGTTTCACCATCTTCATTGTGTCATTTTGAAACTCATTTTTAGCTTAGTTGTAGATAGGGAAATATCTGCAACAATCACCCATATGTTAGGCTACAACCTTTGATCAACCTCAAAACACAAAAAGTTTTAGcctacacacaaaataaaataataggcTAGGCTATATGTATAgccagaataaaaacaaaaacatttgctaataataataatacacttaGCTACAACATAGAGTCACCGTAAAACATGTTTAGCCAAAAATTGGCTAATTAATAATCCCAAAAAGTACAGTTGAAAAAACtagctataaaattaaatacagcagcagtttgttttgtaaataattgtgaattaaaacatgaaataggCTACTGATTGCAAAAGACCTACAAGAACAGAGGAAAACTTTTTCACGTGCAAAATTAAAACACAGAGATTACGTTTGTGGTTCCTGAAAAACAGGGACAGAGTGGGCgctcttcatttttattttctttctcttccgcATTTGACCAACTTTCCCTTCAGCCAGTTCCGGCAGAGAGCCACTGGCCCTCCCGTGATTGGGTGTTCAGCTGACACAGGTTCAGGTGCTCAGTACATTAATTATCCCACAAAGGCTCATTGTATGACTTTTGTTTATTCATCATTATGAAAAAGACAATGCCTGGAGGCTCTTTATATCCTATCATTCCACTGCTCctgaaaacaaatttaaaaaacatataaTTATTACTTACATTTTAGTTAGCCTACTTACATTTAACTTTTAAGACATTTAGTAATATCCAGAGTGGTTTATATACTAAAGAGTGCAGAAAAGCATCATATTAGACCTGTTAAAACCAGAGGACCCAAGAGGGAAACCTAACTTGAAGAATGCAGCAAAGAAAGGAAACATCGCATGGCTGATTGTCAATAGTTAGCATTAAGGATAGACCAATATGGGATTTACTCATATAGCCTAAATACTAACGTCAATAATTTTTATAGAAGAGATTAAAGGCAACAAAGGAAATAAGgatgttttcttaagtttctGTTTACTTGTcaatctttcaaaataaaatgagctCTGGTGCTGTAATAAAAGAGCAATTCTTACACAAATTAAAATGGATCcttattgtattgttttatatgttttgtCAACACAAACATGACATGTATGCCTAGGGGGCTGAGGACATACATGACATAAACACAAAGATTTCAATGCCACTCTCACAGTGTCATCAATGGATAAATCGTCACAATGACACAAGCCATTTGTTTGCCATGCTAGATCAACCCATTTGGGGACCTAATTAGGGGAAGAAGTTTCTGTTGGGCcaccctctcacatacacactgcCCACATCCTTTGCATTCTGTATACCTCTCCAAGTCTCCATTAAGTACACACCAGACTACACAGCAGCTTCATGTGGCCATGAAACTAACCAGTACTCCTGCTGAAATACTAGCCCCAGCACCCATGTTTGCTATGTGTCACTTACATTGTTATTAAACACAACTTTATTTAGGGAATATGAACCATGTGTACTCATTGTAAACTCAAATGCTAAAGGTCCTGAACACAGGGCCCCTCAACAAGACAGGGGGGCATCATAACAATCCACAGCCTGTTTAGCTGATGGTGAACTTTAGCGGTGTACATTCCCTGACAAATCTGCCAATAATGAAAATACCAAAACAAATTAATATGTAGTGATACTGGTGCTTACCCCAGTTTTTATCCAGTTTGGTAATCCATACTTGATAGGGTCAGCAATAAATATCACCAAATATTAATCTACTGTAATGCTCAGTCCTGTGTAATataagaggaagaaagaaaagaggaagttAAACAAGTACGACTGGTAGGATCTAAAATTAGATCTCAACATGAGGTGCCACCAatttaacatgaaaacagtTAGCTACACGTTTAGTTTAGCCTCAAAATCTTTCATTACAGTAAACAACATCcattcttttttgtgtgtttcctttACATGAGTTGTTGATAAGTTGTTAATTTATGGTTATAGTAACATATAGCCTAGTATTGCACTGcaattttgttattttagcctACTTAAGCATTTGCATTATGTGATACTTTATATGCCTTCATTTTACAATTCAGGagtaaatattgcactttttactaaTAGATTTATGACTGTTATtttgcagggtttttttttgaGTATTGATGGACACAGAATACAAAACATGATGATGGATGATGAGGAAATGATGATTGTGTTGAGTTTATGCAAGTCAGCATTTAGTAGTAGTTTCCCAGTTACAGAAACTTCAGTATTTGCAGCCACACTCTGAAAAGGAGATCTATTTAGATTTGATCGTGTACttcaataattattttcaatGTGTTTATCTTCATggagatttttttattcttattttgatGTGCTTGTTCGTTTTCCACCTGTTATCGAGACtcaaccatttttattttaaaagtgggGATGCCGTAcaaatgacgtgtgtgtgtgtgtgtgtgtgtgtgtgtgtgtgtgtgtgtgtgtgtgtgtgtgtgcgtgtgtgtgtgcgtgtgtgtgagcaacAGCACCTGTTTGGTTTCGCTCTCGACAGCCACAAATGGAATGCTGCTCTCCAACTCCTTATATGGTCACAGTGAGCCTCAAAAGGAAGTTGGTGTCACTTTTATTATTGTCCTACCCGTAACGCATCTGTTCcttgtatttttaaacacaaactACCGAGCTGTAGCGCCGTATAAAAAAGCAAAAGCATACagtctgtgttttatttacGACATATGTAGTGGAAGTGATTTTATGTTCACCCTGGACGCATTGTGTGCTTATCTGAGTCAATCGTAGCTTTTTGTTTTATGCCGGATTCGGTCCGTCAGCGCTCTTTCTGTTTCCGTGTCTGGGAGGAGAGCAGTAGTGTGATTTCAGAGGAAGCTTCTATCTTTTAAAATGCAGGTTGGTATAACGTTGTAAGACGTTTAAACGCTGTGGTTTAACGTTGGTGAATGAGGCGATTCAACACCGGTTGATGTTGGTGTTGAGTGTGGAGATAATTTCTGAGCAGAGCTTTGAAACTTAGCTTAGCTGTGTAGCTGGGCGTATCAACTGGTTAAATAGCAGCTTTACTattagagacagagaaagacatgttgacatgaatTCAGCTGGTGCAAGAGCTGAGACGATGTGTGATAAACCGATTAGTTGGCAGACAGAAATTTAACTGACGACAATTTTGATCATGTCAAACTTTTGGTAATAAACGGCTTGGAAAACGTAAATAACCTAAACTATATAGTGTGAGTAGAAATGTCctaggctatttttttttataagggaATTATCTACTGTTTTAAGTTTTTCACGTCATTTAGTTGAGtctacaaaatgtaaaaaaaaaataaaataaaagaagaaactgAGCTCAAATTGCTTATTGTCTGAGGGCAAGTCCAAAAAACCCAAATGTTTCAGCGGAAAGGAACATggtaaatcctcacatttaagtGTCTGATTTTTACTTATTAGCTTAATGTTTTGTCAACAAGTACTTATTTGTCACAGGCGGTACAATAATTGGTTGCAACAATAGTTGGCACAGCAAGAAGTTAATCTACAGTATTTGCTAAATTGTTGTTATAGATAGACTAAAACTGCAGTTTTTACAAGACCATGTTGTCAGTCTGTTGCTTTAAACTGAGACCAACTTAGCCTCGAGTCATGCCACTACTTTGCAGGTTAGCCAGATGCCCTGAGGCTGCCGTCCACAATAGATGACGCCTTTTATTTTAAGGGTGTATACAATAAATACTTTGGCTTGCGGCCCCCCAACCCTCACGATACACACTGTGAagagggctgggcgatatggagaaaatcaaatatcatgatatttttttaccaaatacctcgatatcgatactgcaacaatattgtagagttgactattggtgctttcacaaaatatttacacaatgagatatttgataaataatcatcagtaatgtggatataatgactaagtgggtaaaggcaaataatagaacagttacaacagtctggtaagttcagaaaagtacatcactttactttaacgcagcctttaaaaccaggaaaagacaacacttatgccatattacgatattatgatatccaaaatctaagacgatatttagtctcatatcacgatctCGATATattatcgatatattgcccagctctaactgTGAATCTCACTCAGTGTTGCTGTGGTGGGGAGAGCACCCCAAACTGTTTTGTTGTCTTCCAAGCAGGTTTAGACACAGCCCCATGTTTaccttttctctctgtcagtTAGCCCAGTTTTAGTTTGTGGCAAAGAAACCCCACACAAGTTAACTTTGTATATTTGGTGCTTAAATATGAACAAAACCCATCCACCGTGCACATGCTCGTCTTACACCACGGCTCATTCCCAGTTTATTAAAGCAAACTATGTGTTAGAGTTGGTAAACTTATGGAGGGAACTTGTTTTCACAAAGATTGATGAATTAAACCCTGATCATGGTATGAGcacattttagttttaaaatTGCTGTTTCACTCTTCTGCATAcacaaaaccccccaaaaaaactagCTAAAATAAACCCAGAGTAACAATACTtgtaaatgctttgttttttcccccccaggaCCCAAATGAAGACACAGAGTGGAATGATATCCTGAGGAAGAAAGGCATTCTTCCTCCCAAAGAGGTACCaaaagaagatgaagaggaagagctGGCTCTCCAACAGCAGTCTGTTGGTAAGAGAGACAGTTTGGGATATGTATCGGTTATTCTTTGTGGCTAAATTTAGGGAGTTTCCACctcaaaaaacatgttttgaaatTGTCACGCAAATCAATTTACCCGCAAGTTTTGTTATTTGCAGATGTGCAAATAAAAATCATGTAAATTATATCAAAtacaagttgttgttttttctgaaaGAGTTCAGTCTAGTCTATTTTGACCCCATTCAACTGATCACGGAGGGTTAGATTATTTGCAGAACATGTTCTCAGCTGCTCTGACTGTTGTTTCTCTGAACAGTTAAAACGTATGAGGACATGACACTGGAAGAACTGCAGGAGAATGAAGATGAGTTTAGTGAAGACGATGAGGCTGCCATTGAAATGTACAGGTGAGTGGAGATTATGCAGGTAGGGGTCTTGTGTACAGACTACAACCCCCAATCATGTGTAGTATACTGTTACTCTGTGTGCAGGGCCTGCAGGAAAAACTTACTTTTGTTCTCAAGGCCACCCCAGTGGTTAGTACACGTCAAAATCCACTGGAAAACGACCTTTTACAGGATGGCTTAATACCAAAAGTACcacaaaataataacaacaattgCAGCATTTGGTTGGTGACTGAAACCTATTCACTCTGACTGCACACTAATATGAGATGTATCTCCTTGCAGACAGCAGCGTCTTGCGGAGTGGAAGGCGACTCAGTTGAAGAACGTGTTCGGGGAGGTGGTGGAAATCTCCGGGCAGGACTACATCAAGGAGGTCAACAAGGCCGGAGACGGCATCTGGGTGGTGCTGCACCTTTACAAACAGGGGTAGGTCATCCAACAAAATGGAGTACTTGAACAAGTATGCGGGGAGAAAACGTCTTGTGTCCAGAAGGACAGGAATTATTATGagttgagtttttcaaatgtcaacGCCACAGGCTGACACAGCTGTTAAGTTAATATCAGgacttgtttttccttttttcttctttttaatcacCATTTTGGGTTTGAAATGTTAGCAGATGTTGAAATGTTAGCAGAgcaaaaagtcaaacaaatcGACTTTCAAATGTAAGTAGCATCTGTTTTCcttcatgagagagagagagagagagagaggatgaaaaTGGTAATTTGTTCTCATCAATCTTCCCATTATGACCAACGTTGGTTCTGCCCCCAGTGCATCACtagtctcgcactgccagaccttccttcacaacgctgcggaggagggtctggctagtccacacagcattccggggtgggagaaaaacgtgctctggtttattggcatttctttaaaccagtcacaatcgtcttgggcgggtcTCAGCGCctgacggagcaacggtgcctcgggaaggaactagtttaggtggaacatgtgtacgttcaaaggttgttttagtcctcataaatccaccggagtttaaaatgccaacacaaagaaagtggaaggtgacggtCATCCGGGCataatgagggacatctggtggaatttctggcagcaccggaacaatcccggaaataaaacgtcgttgatatagactagtgcaGCACTAATCAGTCTACATGATGTTTTCTCTCCGCTCATCTCTTTTCCCAGCATCCCTCTGTGTACCCTTATCAACCAACACCTGAGTATGTTGGCCAGGAAGTTCCCTCAGACCAAGTTCCTCAAGTCCATCTCCACCACCTGCATCCCCAACTACCCGGACCGCAACCTTCCCACCATCTTCGTCTATTTTGAGGGAGAGATGAAGGCCCAGTTCATTGGGCCACTGGTCTTTGGGGGCATGAACCTCAAAGTTGAAGGTAGGAGGCGACTTGCTTTCAGAAAAGCGGCAGGACTTAAATCTTTAGGACCATCAGAGTATGTAAAGTGATGTCAgtataaacataacattttgtagAATCATTGAATCCTAGTGTGAGTATTTGTAAATGGACACTTACTGtttcttagattttttttctctcagcagattaacatatttattatattgtcATAATAGTCAATTTAAAAACGATATAAAGCTGTTGCAGTGTTATTTTTGGCATTTGATCTCAAATCTTACTCTTTCAAAAATGCATTAGTTTAGTcacattttaatcttttaattCTTGCAGTTTTTCTCAAACAATTTGGACAACCAGTCACAGCCTGTGCATGTCATCATGTTTTATGAACCAAGCGTTTGTTATTTGTGCTGTTCACCAGAGCTGGAGTGGAGGTTATCAGAGTCCGGGGCGGTGAAGACAGACCTGGAGGAAAACCCCAAAAAGCAAATCGAAGACAAGCTAATGTCATCGATCAGATGTTCGCTTCCTACAGGAAAGgacagtgactctgagg
It contains:
- the pdcl3 gene encoding phosducin-like protein 3; translation: MQDPNEDTEWNDILRKKGILPPKEVPKEDEEEELALQQQSVVKTYEDMTLEELQENEDEFSEDDEAAIEMYRQQRLAEWKATQLKNVFGEVVEISGQDYIKEVNKAGDGIWVVLHLYKQGIPLCTLINQHLSMLARKFPQTKFLKSISTTCIPNYPDRNLPTIFVYFEGEMKAQFIGPLVFGGMNLKVEELEWRLSESGAVKTDLEENPKKQIEDKLMSSIRCSLPTGKDSDSEDEDY